The following are encoded together in the Dickeya lacustris genome:
- the gorA gene encoding glutathione-disulfide reductase: MTRHYDYLAIGGGSGGIASVNRAAMYGKKCALIEAKHLGGTCVNVGCVPKKVMWHAAQIAEAVHHYGPDYGFDVTVNQFNWDILLKNRSAYIDRIHQSYNTVLGKNQVEVIQGFARFVDAHTVEVNGERITADHILIATGGRPTRPSIPGAEYGIDSDGFFALTALPKRVAVVGAGYIAVEIAGVLNTLGAEVHLFVRKHAPLRQFDPLIVETLVEVMNTEGPTLHTESIPSAVVKNADGSLTLHLESGHQQTVDCLIWAIGREPATDAINLEAAGVARNEKGHIVVDKFQNTSVPGIYAVGDNTGAVELTPVAVAAGRRLSERLFNNKPDEHLDYSNIPTVVFSHPPIGTIGLTEPQARAQYGDDQVKVYKSAFTAMYTAVTQHRQPCRMKLVCVGPEEKVVGVHGIGFGMDEILQGFAVAVKMGATKRDFDNTVAIHPTAAEEFVTMR, encoded by the coding sequence ATGACCAGACATTATGACTATCTCGCCATTGGCGGCGGCAGTGGCGGTATTGCTTCTGTAAACCGTGCGGCGATGTACGGCAAGAAATGCGCGTTGATTGAAGCCAAACACCTTGGCGGCACCTGCGTGAACGTCGGTTGTGTGCCGAAAAAAGTGATGTGGCACGCCGCGCAGATTGCCGAGGCGGTTCACCACTATGGGCCGGATTACGGCTTTGATGTGACGGTAAATCAGTTCAACTGGGATATTTTGCTGAAAAATCGCAGCGCTTACATTGACCGCATCCATCAGTCTTACAATACGGTGCTGGGTAAAAATCAGGTTGAGGTCATTCAAGGGTTTGCGCGTTTTGTCGATGCGCACACGGTGGAAGTGAACGGCGAACGTATCACCGCCGACCATATTTTGATTGCCACCGGCGGGCGGCCAACGCGACCGTCCATCCCCGGTGCGGAGTACGGCATTGATTCTGATGGTTTCTTTGCGCTGACGGCGCTGCCAAAACGGGTGGCGGTGGTTGGCGCTGGCTACATCGCAGTGGAGATTGCCGGTGTACTGAATACGCTGGGCGCTGAGGTACATCTGTTTGTGCGCAAACATGCGCCGCTGCGCCAGTTTGACCCGCTGATTGTCGAAACGCTGGTTGAGGTGATGAACACCGAAGGGCCGACGCTGCATACCGAGTCCATCCCCAGCGCCGTGGTGAAAAACGCGGATGGCAGCCTGACACTGCATCTGGAGAGTGGTCATCAGCAAACGGTGGATTGCCTGATTTGGGCGATAGGCCGCGAGCCCGCGACGGATGCCATCAACCTTGAGGCTGCCGGTGTTGCGCGCAACGAAAAAGGCCACATCGTGGTGGATAAATTCCAGAACACCAGCGTGCCGGGTATTTATGCCGTTGGCGATAACACCGGTGCGGTTGAGCTGACGCCGGTTGCGGTTGCCGCCGGTCGTCGCCTGTCTGAACGGCTGTTTAACAACAAACCGGATGAGCATCTGGATTACAGCAACATCCCTACCGTGGTGTTCAGCCACCCGCCGATAGGCACCATCGGGCTGACGGAGCCGCAGGCCCGCGCCCAGTATGGCGATGACCAGGTGAAAGTGTACAAATCGGCGTTTACCGCCATGTATACGGCGGTCACGCAGCATCGTCAGCCTTGCCGCATGAAACTGGTCTGTGTCGGGCCAGAGGAAAAGGTGGTTGGCGTACACGGTATCGGTTTTGGGATGGATGAAATTCTGCAAGGCTTCGCGGTTGCGGTAAAAATGGGCGCAACCAAGCGGGATTTTGATAACACGGTTGCCATTCACCCGACGGCGGCGGAAGAGTTTGTCACCATGCGCTAA
- a CDS encoding MBOAT family O-acyltransferase, whose product MNFLSVEFCFFFLALFLVYWLVSPWVKIQNALLLITGYVLVYLSGWQSLVVLLLFSVSVWCLLTLSCQFHFKKIIPFLLILFIGIFFLLFKYYTGLRDGVQSLLVACHIPLSLPVLNVLLPVGLSFYLFNAVSLVMSAAQGKMKQPSLPDTLLYLNFFPTLLAGPVNRALHLMPQIARSTPRQLQSWPHALFLISLAIAKLFFLNTWLDEHYVAPAFGDQASYTGWQAVIATYAWAWQIYFNFSGYTNLVTGIALLLGFEVAKNFDHPYLAENIKVFWHRWHISLSNFIRDYVYIPLGGSRHGWWKTQRNLFIAMVLSGIWHGTSMNYMVWGAIHGAGLVAYNGWSKLGWLSRLPEKYQPAIRLPLLSGAIARLLTFHFVCLAWIFFRADSLGSALTMLSVIAQARIAELSVSEMATLGFFLSLLVFYPIWLTLRQTLKEVLAQCEWYVVPVMIFSFLALVFFLSPAGVPGFIYANF is encoded by the coding sequence ATGAATTTTCTTTCTGTTGAGTTCTGTTTTTTCTTTCTGGCGTTATTTCTGGTGTATTGGCTGGTGTCACCCTGGGTAAAAATACAAAACGCCCTGCTGTTGATAACCGGCTATGTGCTGGTGTATTTATCCGGCTGGCAGTCACTGGTGGTATTACTGTTATTTAGCGTATCCGTCTGGTGTTTGCTGACGCTCTCTTGCCAATTTCATTTCAAAAAAATCATCCCTTTTCTATTAATTCTGTTTATTGGCATTTTCTTTTTATTATTTAAGTATTACACCGGGTTACGTGATGGTGTGCAAAGTCTGTTGGTGGCCTGCCATATTCCGCTCAGTTTGCCGGTGCTCAATGTGTTGCTGCCGGTCGGGCTCTCTTTTTACTTGTTTAATGCGGTGAGCTTAGTGATGTCAGCGGCGCAAGGGAAAATGAAGCAGCCCAGCCTGCCGGATACCTTGCTGTATCTGAATTTTTTCCCCACGCTGTTAGCTGGCCCGGTGAACCGCGCGCTGCATTTGATGCCGCAAATAGCCCGCAGCACCCCGCGCCAGTTACAGTCATGGCCGCACGCGCTGTTTTTAATTTCATTGGCGATAGCCAAACTGTTTTTCCTCAATACCTGGCTTGATGAGCATTACGTCGCCCCGGCGTTTGGCGATCAGGCCAGTTATACCGGCTGGCAGGCGGTCATCGCCACCTATGCCTGGGCCTGGCAGATTTATTTTAATTTTTCCGGCTATACCAATCTGGTGACGGGGATTGCCTTGTTATTGGGCTTTGAGGTGGCAAAAAACTTCGATCACCCTTATCTGGCAGAAAATATTAAGGTGTTTTGGCACCGCTGGCATATCAGCCTGTCGAACTTTATTCGTGATTATGTCTATATTCCGCTCGGCGGCAGCCGTCACGGTTGGTGGAAAACGCAGCGCAATCTGTTTATCGCCATGGTGCTTTCCGGTATCTGGCATGGCACCAGCATGAATTATATGGTGTGGGGGGCGATACACGGAGCCGGGCTGGTGGCGTATAACGGCTGGAGCAAACTGGGGTGGCTATCGCGCCTGCCGGAAAAATACCAGCCTGCGATACGCCTGCCGCTGCTGTCTGGTGCCATCGCGCGTTTACTGACGTTTCATTTTGTCTGTCTGGCGTGGATTTTCTTTCGTGCCGATAGCCTTGGCAGCGCGCTGACCATGCTGTCGGTTATCGCGCAGGCGCGCATTGCTGAACTCTCTGTGAGCGAGATGGCAACGTTAGGTTTCTTCCTCAGCCTGCTGGTGTTCTATCCCATCTGGCTGACGCTGCGCCAAACCCTGAAAGAGGTACTGGCGCAATGTGAGTGGTATGTGGTTCCGGTGATGATTTTCTCATTCCTCGCACTGGTTTTTTTCCTTTCTCCTGCTGGCGTTCCCGGGTTTATTTATGCCAATTTCTGA
- a CDS encoding SGNH/GDSL hydrolase family protein — protein MPISEYRATLSHVLKSFLVMLSAIIGLIWLNQHSINGYWELHFHEKSPWESNTHPSWVLGDRVMKAAQAAKEAFVANWSGEESASGGDEPESAEAQASVSSSSSADAGPELGSHPDVPALSAPSASVVLSPPSPLVLPPSPNGLSGVPVVPLTTPVALKPSQAVMFMGDSMMEGVAPHVIKMLRDRYHLAGIDLSKRSTGLAYPGFFNWPLTLERELKRRQNVGLLVVFLGPNDPWDMPAGKGKPFLKFASQEWEEAYRERIRTIIRLAREKQIPVIWVSPPNMENKKLNYGMHYLDGLYQAEVTAANQILIQVNEIFGYRDTNYSAEIKQEKQKIRVRSGDGVHFSPAGQKMIADRIFDKIAISPSENEVSH, from the coding sequence ATGCCAATTTCTGAGTATCGCGCAACGTTATCACACGTTCTGAAAAGCTTTTTGGTGATGCTGAGTGCCATTATTGGGCTAATTTGGTTAAACCAGCATTCGATTAATGGTTACTGGGAACTGCATTTTCACGAGAAAAGCCCGTGGGAAAGCAACACGCATCCCTCCTGGGTATTGGGCGATCGGGTGATGAAGGCGGCACAAGCGGCAAAAGAGGCGTTTGTGGCGAACTGGTCTGGGGAGGAGTCTGCATCAGGTGGCGATGAGCCGGAGAGCGCCGAGGCTCAGGCGTCGGTGTCGTCATCCTCATCAGCCGATGCCGGGCCTGAGTTGGGGAGCCATCCCGATGTGCCTGCGCTGTCAGCGCCTTCTGCCTCGGTAGTGCTGTCGCCGCCATCGCCATTGGTGTTACCGCCTTCACCGAACGGTTTATCCGGTGTTCCGGTTGTGCCGTTGACCACACCGGTTGCGCTAAAACCCAGCCAGGCCGTAATGTTTATGGGTGATTCGATGATGGAAGGCGTTGCGCCGCACGTCATCAAAATGCTGCGTGACCGCTATCATCTGGCTGGGATTGATTTGAGTAAACGCAGCACCGGCCTTGCTTATCCGGGCTTTTTTAACTGGCCGCTCACGCTCGAACGAGAACTGAAGCGGCGGCAAAATGTCGGGTTGTTGGTGGTGTTTTTAGGCCCGAACGACCCGTGGGACATGCCTGCCGGCAAAGGAAAGCCGTTCCTTAAATTCGCCTCGCAGGAATGGGAAGAGGCCTACCGCGAACGTATCCGAACGATCATCCGTTTAGCCCGAGAAAAACAGATTCCTGTCATATGGGTTTCTCCGCCGAATATGGAGAATAAAAAGCTCAACTATGGCATGCATTACCTTGATGGCTTGTATCAGGCTGAGGTGACGGCAGCGAATCAGATTTTGATTCAGGTAAACGAGATCTTTGGCTACCGCGACACTAACTACTCGGCTGAGATTAAGCAAGAGAAGCAGAAAATACGCGTTCGCAGCGGCGATGGCGTCCATTTTTCCCCTGCCGGGCAAAAAATGATAGCCGATCGTATTTTCGACAAGATTGCGATATCTCCCTCAGAGAACGAGGTGAGCCATTAA
- a CDS encoding GDSL-type esterase/lipase family protein, protein MKNKKWYLMLTAVCLMLLTSCHRESGNAPLVVNTPGTGSSEAQLVDYGDVRLAQMKRKLANSSQEKVHILQLGDSHTAADFFSGQLRQHFQQQYGDGGAGFVSPVAVPGNRYDQVVFGKARGWSLITSRRNSDPAFTLGGNIATPMQAGNSAQFATRNGDDMQVQALYRNQADSVLQLSGQRVTLPDSQAHWQLSAPVTTHSPVNYSLSAGAGSQLAGWLLRSPRAGGVMLSALGINGAQVTMLDKWRNHWPSTLQALQPDMVILAYGTNEAFDKQLDLQRYQQNYQQYVQTIRQRLPNTVILLVGPGSSISNKNGASCLQRQPENLKAIIEVQREVARTNQALFWNWFDYMGGDCAIEKWNAQGYARNDLIHLSQQGYQRSADALWQQFSTLLQAAK, encoded by the coding sequence ATGAAAAATAAAAAGTGGTATCTGATGCTGACAGCAGTTTGTCTTATGCTGCTCACATCCTGCCATCGGGAAAGCGGCAATGCGCCGCTGGTTGTCAACACGCCCGGTACAGGGAGCAGTGAAGCGCAACTGGTTGATTATGGTGATGTCAGGCTGGCGCAAATGAAGCGCAAGCTGGCAAACAGCAGCCAGGAAAAAGTGCATATTCTGCAACTCGGTGACTCGCATACCGCCGCTGACTTTTTCTCCGGCCAGCTGCGCCAGCATTTTCAGCAGCAATATGGCGATGGCGGTGCCGGGTTTGTCAGCCCGGTGGCGGTGCCGGGAAATCGTTATGATCAGGTGGTGTTTGGTAAAGCCAGAGGCTGGAGCCTGATTACCAGCCGCCGCAATAGCGATCCGGCGTTTACGCTGGGCGGGAACATTGCCACACCGATGCAAGCGGGCAATAGCGCCCAATTCGCCACCCGCAACGGTGATGACATGCAGGTACAGGCGTTGTACCGCAATCAGGCCGATAGCGTATTGCAACTGTCAGGCCAGCGCGTCACCCTGCCGGACAGCCAGGCACACTGGCAGCTCAGTGCGCCAGTCACGACACACTCGCCGGTCAATTATTCGCTCTCTGCGGGCGCGGGCAGTCAACTGGCGGGCTGGTTATTGCGCTCGCCGCGCGCAGGCGGCGTGATGCTCAGTGCGCTTGGCATTAACGGCGCGCAGGTCACGATGCTGGATAAATGGCGTAACCACTGGCCCTCGACACTTCAGGCGTTGCAACCGGATATGGTGATTCTGGCCTACGGCACCAACGAAGCCTTTGACAAGCAACTGGATTTGCAGCGTTACCAGCAAAATTACCAGCAGTATGTGCAGACCATTCGCCAGAGACTGCCGAATACGGTGATTTTGCTGGTGGGGCCGGGGAGCAGCATCAGCAACAAAAATGGCGCGTCGTGCCTACAGCGGCAGCCGGAAAACCTGAAGGCTATCATTGAGGTGCAGCGCGAGGTTGCCCGTACCAATCAGGCGTTATTCTGGAACTGGTTTGATTATATGGGCGGAGATTGCGCCATTGAGAAATGGAACGCCCAAGGCTATGCGCGCAATGATCTTATCCACCTCAGCCAGCAGGGTTATCAGCGCAGTGCCGATGCGCTCTGGCAACAATTCTCCACCTTGCTACAGGCGGCAAAATAA
- a CDS encoding YitT family protein gives MTGNEGNTVIKESALPAASPATPPKTGLSHTLKDDIYGLALGVMFIAFGLNMLKLSGMVTGGIAGIALLLSYYLPLSIGVLFILTNIPFMIFCYFSMGRAFTLKTLVVNITLSAATQTVPYLLKINYIHPLFSALVGGTFLGMGILSLARHNASVGGTGVVTLWLYQRFGINAGKSQMLLDVLVFALSLINLPLPLLLWSALSALAMNAMLMNWHKPGRYQGS, from the coding sequence ATGACAGGCAATGAGGGTAACACCGTGATCAAAGAGTCGGCTTTGCCCGCCGCGTCCCCGGCAACTCCGCCCAAAACCGGGCTGTCACACACGCTGAAAGATGATATTTACGGCCTGGCGCTCGGCGTGATGTTCATCGCCTTTGGCCTGAATATGTTGAAATTATCCGGCATGGTGACGGGCGGTATTGCCGGTATCGCGTTACTGCTGTCTTACTACCTGCCGCTGTCGATAGGGGTGCTGTTCATCCTGACCAACATCCCGTTTATGATTTTTTGCTATTTCAGCATGGGGCGCGCGTTTACGCTGAAAACCCTTGTCGTTAATATCACCTTGAGCGCCGCCACCCAGACGGTGCCCTATCTGCTGAAGATTAACTACATTCATCCGCTGTTTTCCGCCCTGGTCGGCGGCACGTTTCTCGGCATGGGGATTTTGTCACTGGCGCGCCATAACGCCTCGGTTGGCGGCACCGGCGTGGTGACGCTCTGGCTGTATCAGCGCTTTGGCATCAACGCGGGGAAAAGCCAGATGCTGTTGGATGTGCTGGTGTTTGCACTCTCGCTCATCAACCTGCCGCTGCCGTTGTTGCTGTGGTCGGCCCTGAGTGCGCTGGCGATGAACGCGATGCTGATGAACTGGCATAAACCGGGGCGCTATCAAGGCAGTTAG
- a CDS encoding Lrp/AsnC family transcriptional regulator, producing the protein MKIDRIDAQLLNELQQDARLKTTTLAERVCLSATPCTRRLKQLEDAGVIEGYVTLLDQEKAGFPVNAYISLTLEPKSEATFRKFEQQIATFDEVMECHLMSGSHDFMLRVVAASLSDFERFLQKKLIKIEGLRDVQSSFSLRRLIHKTALPVKAHG; encoded by the coding sequence ATGAAGATCGATCGTATAGATGCGCAGCTGTTGAATGAACTCCAGCAGGATGCGCGCCTGAAAACGACGACGCTGGCCGAGCGGGTGTGTTTATCAGCCACACCCTGTACCCGGCGGCTAAAACAGCTCGAAGACGCCGGGGTTATCGAGGGTTATGTCACGTTGCTGGATCAGGAAAAAGCCGGTTTCCCGGTCAATGCCTATATCTCGCTGACGCTTGAGCCGAAATCGGAAGCCACCTTTCGCAAGTTTGAACAGCAGATAGCCACCTTTGATGAAGTGATGGAGTGCCATTTGATGTCCGGCAGCCATGATTTCATGCTGCGGGTGGTGGCGGCCAGCCTGTCGGATTTTGAGCGCTTTTTGCAAAAAAAACTGATAAAAATCGAAGGGCTGCGTGATGTGCAGTCATCTTTTTCGCTACGGCGATTGATTCATAAAACCGCGCTGCCGGTGAAAGCGCATGGCTAA
- a CDS encoding GNAT family N-acetyltransferase codes for MLNTGARAPQQWRQGEYWVSTDPRQLDLDTVHGYLTESSWAAGIDKETVALSLENSLCFGLYHRTQQIGLARMVTDFATFGYLCDVFVLPAHQGNGLGRFLVQCTLAHPGLQRLRRQLLLTSTAPWLYQKLGYEAVNQPDYTWTLLRRDIYRQQTTSDSGADDINTAAPSPAD; via the coding sequence TTGTTAAATACAGGTGCGCGTGCGCCACAGCAATGGCGTCAGGGAGAGTATTGGGTTTCAACAGACCCACGGCAGCTTGATTTGGATACGGTGCACGGTTATCTCACCGAATCATCCTGGGCGGCGGGTATCGATAAAGAAACGGTGGCGCTGTCGCTGGAAAATAGCCTGTGCTTTGGGCTTTACCATCGCACGCAGCAAATCGGGCTGGCGCGCATGGTGACGGATTTCGCCACCTTCGGTTATTTATGCGATGTGTTTGTGCTCCCGGCCCATCAGGGCAACGGGCTGGGGCGGTTTCTGGTGCAATGCACGCTGGCGCACCCGGGTTTGCAGCGCCTGCGCCGACAGTTGCTGCTGACCTCGACGGCCCCGTGGTTATACCAGAAATTAGGGTATGAAGCGGTGAACCAGCCGGATTACACCTGGACGTTACTGCGTCGGGATATCTATCGCCAACAGACGACAAGCGACAGCGGTGCGGATGATATCAACACCGCCGCCCCCAGCCCGGCTGACTGA
- a CDS encoding MarR family winged helix-turn-helix transcriptional regulator: MNNTADTQMFDLLGELIHGFKQRLQESTALSEAGLAPFQARTLGMIARHPAQSQHHLVTRSGRDKAQIARLLKELEALGLIQRQPSPDDRRAQVVSLTEKGWAIHQQVVAARSALLQQAFSNVSEEERRQFATVLQKMQQNLAAAQ; the protein is encoded by the coding sequence ATGAATAACACAGCCGACACTCAAATGTTCGACCTGCTCGGTGAATTGATCCACGGGTTTAAACAACGTCTGCAAGAAAGCACGGCATTGAGCGAGGCCGGGCTGGCTCCGTTTCAGGCCCGCACGCTGGGAATGATTGCCCGCCACCCGGCACAAAGCCAGCATCATCTGGTGACGCGCTCGGGCCGGGACAAGGCGCAAATCGCGCGCCTGCTTAAAGAGCTGGAGGCGCTGGGGCTGATTCAACGCCAGCCGTCGCCGGATGACCGGCGCGCGCAGGTGGTGTCGCTCACGGAAAAAGGATGGGCTATCCATCAGCAGGTGGTGGCGGCACGCAGCGCGTTATTGCAGCAGGCGTTTAGCAACGTCAGCGAAGAAGAGCGCCGCCAGTTTGCAACGGTGCTGCAAAAAATGCAGCAAAACCTGGCAGCGGCGCAATAA
- a CDS encoding DUF3861 domain-containing protein: MPYHYRITLEKLADNRDDTPQNQTLTFDATNHDDILEIIERVRARAILPDAEVAAFCTGLKLFSEVMMAHRKDPLFAELAPHFRDFMLRLKKGARQSDDA, translated from the coding sequence ATGCCGTATCACTATCGTATCACGCTGGAAAAACTCGCCGATAATCGCGATGACACGCCACAAAATCAGACTCTGACGTTTGACGCCACCAATCATGACGATATTCTGGAAATTATTGAACGAGTCCGGGCCAGGGCGATCCTGCCGGATGCCGAAGTCGCCGCGTTCTGCACGGGTTTGAAGCTGTTTAGCGAGGTCATGATGGCCCACCGCAAAGACCCGCTGTTTGCAGAGCTGGCACCCCATTTTCGTGATTTTATGCTGCGGCTGAAAAAAGGCGCGCGGCAGAGCGATGACGCCTGA
- the glk gene encoding glucokinase, translated as MPQYALVGDVGGTNARLALCELENGAIAHSQHYAVNEHDSLETVIRLFLAAHQDASVKHGCIAIACPVTGDWVAMTNHHWAFSIAEMQQNLGFAHLAVINDFTAVSMAVPVLGGDDVIQLGGGEPQKGKPVAIYGAGTGLGVAHLLAVEGKWLSLPGEGGHVDFASNSEEEDLLLQVLRQELGHVSAERVLSGPGLVNIYRAIVKADNRVPEALTPQVVSERALAHSDVDCLRALSLFCVLMGRFGGNLALTLGTFGGVYIAGGIVPRFLEFFRNSGFRSAFEDKGRFRDYLADIPVFMITHSHPGLLGAGAYLRQALGQTL; from the coding sequence ATGCCTCAGTATGCGCTGGTAGGTGATGTCGGCGGGACAAATGCGCGTCTTGCGCTGTGCGAGCTGGAAAACGGTGCGATTGCGCACAGCCAGCACTATGCCGTGAACGAGCACGACAGCCTGGAAACGGTGATCCGGCTGTTTTTGGCTGCCCATCAGGACGCGTCGGTTAAACATGGGTGTATCGCCATCGCCTGCCCGGTGACGGGCGATTGGGTGGCGATGACCAATCATCACTGGGCATTTTCGATTGCGGAAATGCAGCAAAACCTCGGTTTTGCCCACCTGGCGGTTATCAACGATTTTACGGCGGTCAGCATGGCGGTGCCGGTGCTGGGCGGCGATGACGTTATCCAGCTTGGCGGCGGCGAGCCGCAGAAAGGCAAACCGGTCGCGATATACGGTGCGGGCACCGGGCTTGGCGTCGCGCATCTGTTAGCGGTCGAGGGCAAATGGCTCAGTCTGCCGGGCGAAGGCGGGCACGTTGATTTTGCCTCCAACAGCGAAGAAGAAGACCTGCTGTTACAGGTGCTGCGTCAGGAGCTGGGGCATGTCTCTGCCGAGCGGGTGCTCTCCGGGCCGGGGCTGGTCAACATTTATCGCGCCATCGTCAAAGCGGATAACCGGGTGCCGGAAGCGCTGACGCCGCAGGTGGTGTCCGAGCGCGCGCTGGCGCACAGCGATGTTGACTGCCTGCGCGCTTTGTCGCTGTTTTGTGTGCTGATGGGGCGCTTTGGCGGCAATCTGGCCCTGACGCTTGGCACCTTCGGCGGCGTCTATATCGCAGGCGGCATTGTGCCGCGCTTCCTCGAATTCTTCCGCAACTCCGGTTTTCGCAGCGCCTTCGAAGATAAAGGCCGCTTTCGTGACTACCTTGCCGATATTCCGGTGTTCATGATTACTCACTCGCATCCGGGGCTCCTGGGCGCGGGAGCCTACCTGCGTCAGGCGCTGGGGCAAACGCTGTAA
- a CDS encoding PLP-dependent aminotransferase family protein yields the protein MNDHCLHIDFVAHRSLQEQLRETLIASILAGVFPADEALPSCRKLSCQLNISRNTVALVYEGLQSDGYLVSRPRSGYYLHPDYHQPADVPTPNAAPAAEHGQAPDWGKRLNVSPSNFLAIMKPAQWMSFPYPFIYGQPNTQLFPIEQWRDTTRRVTGSHRDHHWLYDNIDQDVPFLIEQLRQRILPKRGIIARADEILITLGSQNALSLLSQLLFNRNTRVAVENPVFREAINAFALQGAHIVPHALDDEGLVLDAHSAQCDYFYVTPSHQAPTGVRMSNARRTALLAHASRYDQIIIEDDYDSETNFDPHPRAALKASDVNRRVIYVSSLSKSLSPGLRLGYLVAPSELIDELRALRRLMYRHPPTNIQHQMAHFLAQGYYEAYLHRYREDSARRWHQLNNALGRDLPHCQRRAGSEHASAFWLQAPDGVNTQQLAWRAAHAGVLIEPGQAHFLGPPMPGNYFRLGFHAIRPEQIDEGIRRLALALEQVAR from the coding sequence ATGAACGACCACTGTTTGCATATTGATTTTGTGGCGCACCGCAGCCTGCAAGAACAGTTGCGTGAAACGCTGATTGCCTCGATTCTGGCCGGGGTATTTCCTGCCGATGAAGCGCTGCCATCATGCCGTAAGCTATCGTGTCAGTTGAATATTTCACGCAATACCGTCGCGCTGGTGTATGAGGGGCTGCAAAGCGATGGCTATCTGGTGAGCCGCCCGCGCAGCGGTTACTACCTGCACCCGGATTACCATCAGCCTGCTGACGTGCCCACCCCCAACGCCGCGCCCGCTGCTGAACACGGCCAGGCACCAGATTGGGGCAAACGCCTGAACGTCAGCCCCAGCAATTTCCTCGCCATCATGAAACCGGCGCAGTGGATGTCGTTTCCCTACCCGTTTATTTATGGCCAGCCCAACACCCAGCTCTTCCCGATTGAGCAATGGCGTGATACCACCCGACGCGTCACCGGCAGCCACCGCGATCACCACTGGCTGTATGACAATATCGATCAGGATGTGCCGTTCCTGATTGAACAGTTGCGCCAGCGTATTTTGCCCAAGCGCGGCATCATCGCCCGCGCCGATGAGATTCTGATTACGCTAGGCTCGCAAAACGCCCTGAGCCTGCTCTCGCAGCTCCTGTTTAACCGCAACACCCGGGTGGCGGTAGAAAATCCGGTGTTCCGCGAGGCCATCAACGCCTTTGCCTTGCAAGGCGCGCACATCGTTCCCCACGCGCTGGATGATGAAGGGCTCGTGCTCGACGCGCACTCGGCGCAGTGTGACTACTTTTACGTCACCCCCAGCCATCAGGCCCCGACCGGCGTCAGAATGAGCAACGCACGGCGCACCGCGCTGCTGGCCCATGCCAGCCGCTATGACCAGATAATCATTGAAGATGATTACGACTCGGAAACCAATTTCGACCCGCACCCTCGGGCGGCGCTGAAAGCCAGCGACGTTAACCGCCGGGTGATTTACGTCAGCAGCCTGTCCAAATCGCTGTCGCCGGGCCTGCGGCTTGGCTACCTGGTCGCCCCCTCAGAGCTGATAGACGAATTGCGGGCGCTCAGGCGGCTGATGTATCGCCACCCGCCCACCAACATCCAGCACCAGATGGCGCATTTTCTGGCGCAAGGCTATTACGAGGCGTACCTGCACCGCTATCGGGAAGATTCCGCCCGGCGCTGGCATCAATTAAATAACGCGCTGGGCCGCGATTTACCCCACTGCCAGCGTCGGGCGGGCAGCGAACATGCCAGCGCATTCTGGCTGCAAGCCCCTGATGGGGTGAACACCCAGCAACTGGCGTGGCGCGCTGCCCATGCCGGGGTATTGATTGAACCCGGTCAGGCGCATTTTCTCGGGCCGCCGATGCCGGGAAATTACTTCCGGCTCGGCTTTCACGCCATCCGGCCGGAACAGATTGATGAGGGGATTCGTCGGTTGGCTCTCGCGCTGGAGCAGGTGGCCCGCTAA